In Zingiber officinale cultivar Zhangliang chromosome 1A, Zo_v1.1, whole genome shotgun sequence, a genomic segment contains:
- the LOC122020439 gene encoding replication factor C subunit 3-like yields MKQGFAWEGKRRQLVAVWGSPFVIASPFEIAGPTSTSLSSRLSEVNPMAIRSFEASWKSNYSLKENKDILTSWEDVIAGIVKSLIKEQSPKQLYIIRGKLKNLIEHDVSPDFIFSTLFEELKKHLDEHLKAKAEFLYHKYQYQQDSDKWNDSKKNLRYFMRIEEFTAHFKSLYKSFITKSDTEPKH; encoded by the exons ATGAAGCAGGGCTTTGCATGGGAGGGGAAACGACGCCAACTCGTAGCCGTATGGGGTTCGCCATTCGTCATCGCGTCGCCCTTTGAAATCGCAGGCCCTACTTCCACATCTTTATCATCCCGCCTATCTGAAGTCAATCCAATG GCAATTCGCTCATTTGAAGCATCCTGGAAATCAAA TTATTCACTGAAAGAGAACAAGGACATCCTAACTAGCTGGGAAGATGTCATTGCTGGAATAGTCAAAAGTCTTATTAAAGAGCAAAGCCCTAAACA ATTATATATCATCCGTGGGAAGCTCAAGAATCTTATTGAGCACGATGTTTCACCAGATTTTATATTCAGC ACCCTTTTTGAGGAACTGAAGAAACATTTGGATGAACATCTGAAAGCCAAGGCTGAATTCCTCTATCATAAATACCAATAT CAACAAGATTCTGATAAATGGAATGACTCGAAGAAGAACCTCCGTTACTTCATGAGGATCGAAG AATTTACTGCTCATTTTAAGAGTTTGTACAAGTCATTCATCACGAAGAGCGACACCGAACCCAAGCACTGA
- the LOC122020473 gene encoding nudix hydrolase 15, mitochondrial-like: MRRLRTAVRMIRYLPISASPPPCPRQSSLPKLAMYPRGRRLHILAQQLRHYRPSGPDESVLDDRDKVSSTAVLPVSSASDDIRRSTPSSARAAVLVCIFEGDCGDLRVILTKRSSNLSTHSGEVSLPGGKAEERDADDRETALREAKEEIGLDPSIVTVVTNLKPFLSKHLLRVTPIIGILPDKQSFVPLLNASEVDEMFDAPLEMFLKEENHRSEELEWEGGKSLFHFFDYMTGKKTYLIWGMTANILIRAASIVYKRPPAFSEYLPKL; the protein is encoded by the exons ATGAGGCGTCTTAGAACAGCTGTGAGGATGATTCGGTACTTGCCcatttctgcttctcctccaccCTGCCCAAGACAAAGCTCCCTTCCCAAACTCGCCATGTATCCACGTGGCCGTCGCCTCCATATACTCGCTCAGCAGCTCCGCCACTACCGCCCCTCTGGTCCCGACGAATCCGTGCTCGATGACCGCGACAAAGTCTCCTCCACCGCCGTCCTCCCGGTTTCCTCCGCCTCTGACGATATCCGGCGCTCTACTCCCTCCTCCGCGCGGGCTGCCGTCCTCGTTTGCATCTTCGAGGGAGACTGCGGCGACCTGCGCGTCATCCTCACCAAGCGCTCCTCCAACCTCTCCACCCACTCCG GAGAGGTGTCGCTTCCGGGAGGGAAGGCAGAGGAGCGTGACGCCGACGACCGGGAGACGGCGTTGAGGGAGGCCAAAGAAGAGATCGGTCTCGATCCCTCCATCGTCACCGTCGTCACAAATCTTAAACCCTTCTTGTCTAAG CATCTCCTGCGAGTTACCCCTATAATCGGAATCTTACCTGATAAGCAATCATTCGTACCTCTATTAAACGCCTCCGAGGTGGATGAAATGTTCGATGCGCCACTAGAGATGTTCTTGAAG GAGGAGAATCATAGATCGGAGGAACTGGAATGGGAAGGGGGCAAATCTTTGTTCCATTTCTTTGATTACATGACAGGGAAGAAGACGTATCTGATATGGGGAATGACTGCTAACATCCTAATTCGAGCCGCATCGATTGTGTACAAGAGACCGCCGGCCTTCTCCGAATATTTGCCGAAGCTGTAA
- the LOC122020483 gene encoding GDSL esterase/lipase At5g45920-like isoform X1: MRPKIVLFGDSITEGSFGEGGWGAALAHHFARWADVLLRGYSGYNTRWALKVVERAMEGVCPDGSAPPAAVTVFFGANDASLPDRRSGFQHVPLLEYQSNLRALCGFLKERWPRTGIILITPPPIDEEGRLQDTGDSSGLPERTNESAGAYAKGCKAVAEELGLPVIDIWSIMQGCPNWEKSCLSDGLHFTPYGNKVLYEEVVKKLRDGGLSIGTLPADLPLFSSIDPNDPLKSFSN, encoded by the exons ATGCGTCCAAAGATTGTGCTGTTTGGGGATTCCATCACTGAGGGGTCCTTCGGAGAGGGTGGCTGGGGCGCCGCCCTTGCCCACCACTTCGCCCGTTGG GCGGACGTGTTGCTGCGAGGGTACAGCGGCTACAACACGCGATGGGCGCTCAAGGTGGTGGAGCGGGCAATGGAGGGTGTGTGCCCCGATGGCTCTGCCCCGCCGGCAGCGGTCACCGTCTTCTTTGGAGCCAACGATGCGTCGCTTCCTGACCGACGCAGCGGCTTCCAACACGTGCCGCTTCTGGAGTACCAGAGCAACCTACGAGCGCTCTGCGGGTTCCTCAAG GAGAGATGGCCAAGAACTGGAATAATTCTTATCACACCACCCCCAATTGATGAAGAGGGGCGTCTCCA GGACACTGGAGACAGTTCTGGGCTTCCTGAGAGAACCAATGAGTCTGCTGGTGCTTATGCAAAGGGGTGTAAAGCTGTCGCTGAAGAGTTAGGCCTCCCCGTCATAGATATTTGGTCAATTATGCAGGGATGCCCAAACTGGGAGAAGTCTTGCTTAAG tGATGGCTTGCATTTTACTCCTTACGGCAACAAAGTGTTGTATGAGGAGGTTGTCAAGAAGCTTAGAGATGGAGGGCTGAGCATCGGGACCCTCCCTGCTGATCTACCACTCTTTTCTAGCATCGACCCGAACGATCCTTTGAAGTCGTTTTCCAACTGA
- the LOC122020496 gene encoding PLASMODESMATA CALLOSE-BINDING PROTEIN 5-like, producing the protein MGNASSSIPLLLLLNLLLLWCGRCSALQQAAVSKAVVATGGELWCVAKNNAEDAALQSAIDWACGPGRADCRPIQQGGACFDPDDIQSHASYSFNDYYLRNGLSASACNFSGTAALTSLNPSHGSCVFPSSSSSTNGSFSGSASSTLGPAAYDMSGAPRLLLKTLSLWSTCSLVGMLLVSATTNSNFPSS; encoded by the exons ATGGGGAACGCATCGTCCTCCAtcccgcttcttcttcttcttaatctGCTGCTGCTTTGGTGTGGACGGTGCAGTGCTCTGCAGCAGGCGGCCGTGTCGAAGGCCGTAGTGGCGACGGGAGGCGAGCTGTGGTGCGTGGCGAAGAACAACGCGGAGGATGCGGCGTTGCAGTCGGCGATCGACTGGGCGTGCGGCCCCGGCCGGGCCGACTGCCGCCCTATCCAGCAGGGCGGCGCCTGCTTCGACCCCGACGACATCCAGTCGCACGCCTCCTACTCCTTCAACGACTACTACCTCCGCAACGGCCTCTCTGCCTCCGCTTGCAACTTCTCTGGCACCGCCGCCCTCACCTCCCTTAATCCCA GCCATGGTAGCTGCGTCTTCCCATCAAG CTCATCTTCAACAAATGGAAGCTTCTCCGGGTCGGCGTCATCAACCCTGGGGCCAGCGGCGTATGACATGAGCGGAGCTCCTCGTCTGCTGCTGAAGACATTGAGCTTGTGGTCGACATGCTCGCTGGTGGGGATGTTGTTGGTTTCAGCTACAACTAATAGCAATTTTCCATCATCTTGA
- the LOC122020483 gene encoding GDSL esterase/lipase At5g45920-like isoform X2 → MQADVLLRGYSGYNTRWALKVVERAMEGVCPDGSAPPAAVTVFFGANDASLPDRRSGFQHVPLLEYQSNLRALCGFLKERWPRTGIILITPPPIDEEGRLQDTGDSSGLPERTNESAGAYAKGCKAVAEELGLPVIDIWSIMQGCPNWEKSCLSDGLHFTPYGNKVLYEEVVKKLRDGGLSIGTLPADLPLFSSIDPNDPLKSFSN, encoded by the exons ATGCAG GCGGACGTGTTGCTGCGAGGGTACAGCGGCTACAACACGCGATGGGCGCTCAAGGTGGTGGAGCGGGCAATGGAGGGTGTGTGCCCCGATGGCTCTGCCCCGCCGGCAGCGGTCACCGTCTTCTTTGGAGCCAACGATGCGTCGCTTCCTGACCGACGCAGCGGCTTCCAACACGTGCCGCTTCTGGAGTACCAGAGCAACCTACGAGCGCTCTGCGGGTTCCTCAAG GAGAGATGGCCAAGAACTGGAATAATTCTTATCACACCACCCCCAATTGATGAAGAGGGGCGTCTCCA GGACACTGGAGACAGTTCTGGGCTTCCTGAGAGAACCAATGAGTCTGCTGGTGCTTATGCAAAGGGGTGTAAAGCTGTCGCTGAAGAGTTAGGCCTCCCCGTCATAGATATTTGGTCAATTATGCAGGGATGCCCAAACTGGGAGAAGTCTTGCTTAAG tGATGGCTTGCATTTTACTCCTTACGGCAACAAAGTGTTGTATGAGGAGGTTGTCAAGAAGCTTAGAGATGGAGGGCTGAGCATCGGGACCCTCCCTGCTGATCTACCACTCTTTTCTAGCATCGACCCGAACGATCCTTTGAAGTCGTTTTCCAACTGA